The genomic stretch TTTGGAGAACTGATAAATAACGGTAAATAAAAGCTTTTTGAAGAATATTATTCAATATGACCAGGTAGAGGTGATAGGCTTCATTGCCCGTACCTCTACTTATACATACATTATTCGTCACATTGTTTATGTTTGTCTTTGATAATTCGAAGGTATTCGTTCTCATTATCTAATAATCTACTTTGTTTGGACAGCTGTTGGTTTATATCGTCTAGGCGATTCATATTGTTGGTTAATTTATTGCTAATTCCATTGAATCCTTTCCCTAGGCTGTCATTAGTTTCACCAAGCTTTTCATCAATTCTATTTAAACTCTCGTCAAATCGGTCGAATTTCTCGTGCATCCTATCAAAGTGTCCATGCATATTTTCTTTCAACTTATTTAATTCCTCAAGTATTCTTTTAGCCCCTTCCTCTGTTATACCTTCTGAATCTGTGTTTACTACCTTGTTGTTATCCTCTTTAGTCATACTAATAACACTCCTTTCATTGCTAGTTTATGGTATCAAATACACTGCTAATGTAAAGGTATGGGTTTTGCTTATATATGAAATATCGTATAATGATGGGGCTTCGATTTCTTTTTCTGTAAATCGGAGTTCTTCCTAATTTGTTGTGTGTTTGGCTAACTTACACAACTCAAAGTCCTCTATTCTTTGACATGGGAATAGGGGGCTTTTCTTTTACTTCTTTCGCCCCTTCTGAATCACGCAACAACATACCAACGCGAAGGATTGCCCGGCGTGGGAATAAGCGTAAGCCGCGGTTTGCTAACTCAAGTTTTTCCCCACTAGCAAGCGTCACAACTGCCTTTCCCATCTTATTTTCTAAAAGCTGAACTTCAACCTTTAACTCGGAAATGATTTCGTCACGGGTATATCTACGTAAACCGTCCTCGGCTAATTCCTCTTTGTTGTAGCCCATTGTCGATGTTAGTGTTTCGAATCCTACGTTATAGAAGTCTGCTACTTGCTTAACCGTAGCCAATTCCGTGCCGGGCATTAGTAGAAGGCCTTTCACTTTGTCCAAAACGTCCACGCGTTCCATGTGCTGTTCTCTTGTTGCCTTGTCTGTTAGGAATTGTTCTTGTGTAATGGAGTATCTTCAGACCCACTATAGGGAGGCATAAAGGTACGCATTCCTCTCTTCACCGATGTAACTTACGACTTGTAAATGCCTTTATATCAAGCCCTAGAAGCCATTTGAGAGGTGTTTGGATAGTTCACATGAGAAAGTTAGATAGAAAGAGGAGAACGGTGAGAGTGGCTATATAAGCACACAAAAAGACACAGCTAACAATTAGGGCTGCGTCTACGTGTTTGTTATAATACGAAGCTATTCAAGTCTGCTTCAATTTCTTCATCTGTAATGCCAATATATATAAGGGTGATTTCCGGGCGGGAATGGTTTAATATTCTTTGCAACTTGGCAACATCTTTTGTCTGCTTGTAGAACCAGTATCCAAAGGTCTTACGCATTGTATGGGTTCCTATACCTTCCTCTATATCAACCATTCTTCCTGCCTTATTAAGTTGCCTATATGCTTGTGTCGGTGTAATGGGTTTGTCTCCTTTACGGGAAGGAAATAGCCACTCACTATCAAGCCCTTTTAAGTAATCTTGTATCTCTGTATAGATGTTGGAAACATTTATTGTTCGAGGCTTCTTGGTCTTTCCCTCATATATTACTATCTTTTTCTTCCTTCTAAGTTCACTTGCTTTTAGCTTCAATAGGTCTCCTACACGTAAGCCGGTGTTTATTCCAAGTAAGAATAATATGTAGTCACGTTCCCCTCACCATTTCTTCAAACTCCATTTCATATCATCAATAATCTCTTTACTACGGATTGGTTGTACATCCTTTACTTGATTCATAGCCATTCCTCCAGACCTTTAAAAACGGTGTTTTGAATGTATGTTTTTTTCGTACAATCTCATTTTACCTAAAATTATCACTTAGTACAATGAAATCAATTAATTGAATGTATGTTTTTGCATATATTCATACATTCGCGAAAAAGAGACCCCGGGTACATGGCGGAAGGGGTTGTGTGTTGAGTGATTTGGGGGCTTGGAGAAAATAGGCATCAAATTTTTATGCCGGATGTAACCATCAAAATATGTTTCGCGATTCTTGTCACACTAGCTAAGTATCCTTTCCAATAGCACACACAAAGCGAGAAAGGAGGAAAAAATGACCAGTATTTTTAATTTATACTCACCAGAAGAAATTATGGGTAACGAGAAGCTAGAAACTTTTCTTTTAATGGAACTGGATAACAGTAGAAGGGTTAGGGATATGGTACAAACTATATTAGCGATTCCTCGAAACAGTTTTATCAGCGTAGAACGCTGTGCAGAACTGTATGAGGTAGAAGAGGAGTTAGTCCGAGAAATGCTTGAATTAAGTGAAGGACTATACGAACATCCAAACGTACTTATTACAAGGCGTGAGTGTATTAATCTATCAAGACTACTACACGAATCGAAAGTAGCTAAGGAACTGAGGATTCAATACTGTCTAGGTTAATGCCCCTAATTACTTTGAGATGTAAGAATATAACAGAAAAATAAGGAAGGATGACGAATTATGAACTTAACGAACCGTGCCCAACAAATGAGAGAAGAGGAAGATACAATTTTACTTCCCCCTACAAGCTTCTCAAGCCTTAGTGAAGTGACTAAATACTACAACATCACGGAAGAATCGGTATTATCTATGTTAAGCCTGATAGTTGCTTCAAAAGGGAAATTGGATATTTTATTATCACAAGAAGACTTATGGAAGATACAGTATCTTTTAAGTGAGAATGGAATAAAAGAACATCTATAAAATAGGAATACCGTCGTAGCTTATTCTGCATGACGGTTTTTTTAGTCACAAATCAATTCACCGCCTTCCAATAGTTGATGTACCCGCTACAAGCGGAGAATCAACGAAAGAAGGAATCTTGTTATGGAAAAGGACAATATCAACAATGGTGTTTTTTTGAAGGTACACATTTCATTGTTCACAAGCGGTGTAGCAGCAAAACTAGGTAAGTACTTGACGACCTTACTTGCTATAGCTTCATACATGGACGAGAAGGGGGAGTGCTACCCAACACAGCGACAACTTGCCGAACGGACAGGAACGACCAAAAACCTTATTAACCGCCATATAAAGGCGTTACTAGATTTTGAAGTGGATGGTAAGCCGATTATTACCAGAAGAATTGTATACAACAATAGAGGCTACGCTAACTCCATCTATACTATTCATCCGATATCGCAGGTTTCGATATTCCACGGAGAAGTAGCAGCTGTTCAAAAGCAATCATAAGGGAACGTGTCCCTATATGTGTGATGGACTTGTATTCATAGTAGTGAGTGGAGTGTATTTGTTTTGTATATACCTAGTACACACCTTAGATACTTAACTAGAACCAATAACTAGAACCATATAACAATAACCAATAACAAGAGGGAAGGGGGATAACCCCCCTTCTAATAAACAATAATATTTAGTAAGAGTAGAAATAGGAACTACAACAAAATTCAGTTATTGTTAATGATGTTAAGCTTCAATGACTTACAGAAACCCTCTAAGCCAGGATAAATTGTTTCGTGAGTAATATTCATTTTCTTTAGCTGAGACCAACATTCGTTTATTTGGTCTTTTTTAAAAATAAGTTTATGACCTACTTCATTACCGTCAAGTTTGCCCTCAACCATGCCATTAGCCTCCAATATCTCTTGGATAGATTTATCCAATACACTAGGTACTAGAAATAGCCCTTGTTGTTTTCGGATTCTTTCATTCTTCTCAAGAGGTTCATGAAACCAGACGTACGGATGATTATTATCTCGTGTGCTAATCTTTGCGAGTGCTTTGTAACGATAATCAGCTGAAAAATAGACTCTTCCCAACTTCTTTGAATAATATTTTTCTAATGCTGTAGAGTCTATTGTATATACACAAAAATCACTCATTGCACTATCTATTGCAAAAAATGCAGCAATATAAGGAGAGTATGTCCAATCAAGTAACCTTGTAGGTGTTCCGTAGTGCTGCATCATAGATAGATAACCTAGTCTTGCTTCTAACCATGCTTTTCTCTCTTCATTTTGTGAATGTTCTATAATATGGGTTGCTGAGTATAGCTTATATGATGAACGAAATTCCTTGTATATACTTTTTTCTATTGTCAGTCCTTCTCTATTTGTATAGTCGCCTAGTGATTTTTTACACTCACGATAAAAAGAAGTCTCCAAGTCCCATTCCGTTGAACTCTGCCCCCTGAAAATCCAACTTCCACCATAATCATTATGTATCAAAGAAACAAAATGCTGCCAATTCTCTATCTGAATTTCTTTCCACATTAGCTTTCCTCCTTATCTTCTAATATAACCAACAAATTTGGATAGCTAAGAACAATTAAATCTCAAAAGGTATATTACCTTTTATCTTATTGTAAGGTATTATGGTTAAAAGTACCTAATGGAGGTTAATTATGTCAAAAGAAAAGGTTAAAAATTCGAGAATTGAGAAGAAGGATATGGGTTATTGGATTGTAATATTAGTCTTAATAATGGTAGGTCAGTTCACATTCTTTTACGGGGATAAAAATGATATTGTTTCTCATATTGGTTTTGGAGGTACGATTGTTTCAATTCTCTTAGCGGTTGTAGCAATTATTTATTCATTTTACTAAAGTAGCACGTATGAAAATGCTAATACTAAACTGGATGCATCTGCTAATCAAATTAAAGAGGCTGCCGACAACCTTTCAGTAGTAAATGAGATACGACCCATGCTAGAAACCTTCAAGAATGAGGTTGGAGTTCTGAATGAAAGCATAAGCGGCATCAAGGAGATTACTGGTAGAGTAGATGATGGAGTTACTACCTTAAAGGAAAGCTTAATATTTAAAAACTCCAATTCGGAAAACACTCAAGAGTGGTCTGCAAGTTACTTTGATGAGGATTTCTTTCGTAAGCTGCTGGTTGGGGCAAGTCCATTAATTAAGATATCTATGTTCATTGCGTATAAGTTCTATAAATCTGAGGAAGAATTTTCAGTCAGGAATGCTGTAAAAGAGGTCTATATAGAATATAATGAGGAATTCGACGAGTCTATGGCTTTAAGAGTAACTGATGGTGTTTTGTCTACCTTATCAATGTCTACTCAATTAGGCTTCGTACATGTTGAAAACTCTTACGAAAATACGAAAGTGGCATACGTGAACGAGAGTCTTGAAAGCTATTTAGAGAAAGAGATATCAGAAATTAAAAGAAGTCCCGATAATGCCTACTATAATGTAATTACTTACCTTTTCTCGTAATCACTAAAGTAATCTATGTACTGACATGTTCGACAGCCATAACAATAGTGTATTTACAGAGAATGTTAGTTGCTTTATAATGACTATAACAAACGGATAAAAAGAACGTAATTCCTATGCATGAACAACGCCCCTTCTCATTGTAGCTAACGTGTTAGGGAATCGTATTCTAAATAGGGTTAGACGTTAAATGAACGGAATAATGATGGCTTTTTGCGGTTTCCTAAACCGTGTGTCGCAAGTTCGAATCTTGCCGGGGCCGTATGAAAAAACAGTCGCAGCCTAGTCTAGGTTGTGACTGTTTTTTTTGTTATTTATACAGAGTTAGGAGAATCGGGCTGACAACTGCAGCTAGTATAAGAAAGATTACTGCTATCAAACCCATCTTATTTTTCTCCTTATAAATCTTATAAGCGAATAGAGACGTATAACATACGATGAATAAAGTGATAACTGATAAATAAAAAATAGGCATCTAATCCCTCACATCTGTAATGGATGATTCACGCAACATCTTACCAAATTCCAACCCTCTTAATTGAAAGTGAACACGGACCTTTGCGTTAGGGTAGATTTTCTTGGACCAATCTGCTTCTTCATATTGTTTGATAGTCAGGAACTTAGGCCGAATATGCAAGGACCAATAAAACGGTTCTCCTTTGTACTTGTCTTGTGTTCGCCGTATAAATCGATCGGCGCGTTGTCCGAGCTGTTTATTAATAGATTGCTCCAGTATTTGTCTGTTCTTATCGTTTGTAGTGTAGTTTACAGTGCTGGGAATGGCATACACATTTAAGCTGTAGTTCACAAACACATCAATTGTTGATTGTTTATCTTTTTTATAATCAACCTTCGTTTTTACTTTGTTTATTTCCAGACGTCCTGCTATTTGATAACTAGGTTTAATTGGATCATTGTAGGAAGCAATTATATCTTTTTGGGATAGTGTAGAATCAAACATAAGGCAGAATCTAGTCTCTTCTCCAGTTAATGTGTCAATCATCTGTCCTTCTTTAAAAACAGCCGATCCCATAAATTGTGTGTGATTCTTCCCTTTTATCGGGATTTCTCCAGCCTTGTAATGATCTTCTTCTCCAAACTTTGGATCTTTATCTCTTTCTGTTGTAGCCAAAGGAGCAATAAAGAGATCGGCATCTCCCTCTGTAATTAGAAAGTAGCGAACTAAAGGTGCATCTGGTATCACACCTGTCTCCTTGGCTCTATCCAGCATGTACTGGTAAAACTTATGCGGTCTGGATTCTAATTGCGGTTTATTTTCCTGGATAAATGTTTCTGCATTTTCTTTTGAAACTACTAACTGGGCATTTAATTTCAAATCCACTGTACTTGGCGCTGATTGCATCAAATAAAGAAAGTCTTTCGAGCGCGCAAGTTCTTCAGATACAATGACTACTCTAGCTTGCTCTAATGCAATCTGCTTTGCGACAGTAGCATTTGCCGCATTTGTAGCTGTAAGAAAATCAGTACCAAGAACACTGATCACTTCTTGCGGAGGTTCATCTGTAGTCGAACCAGATGCGGAACTGCCAACTTCCGGATTTGCGATTTGAAAGGAAAATCGGTAAATCCCACTTCGGTCCGTTTTGTCTACACCAATACTTACTACGAAAGCTTGCTCTTCCAGCTCTTTTTGATCAAAGCAGCCTCCCAATAATAGTGGCATTAAAAGCAGAAGCAGAATTAATATATTCCTTTTCATTGTCTCCTCCTTTCACGCCACATCGAAGACACCAACAGGATGAATGGAAAACATAGATAGACTGGAGAAATCCAATGTAAGCCTGTTTTTCGAACAATCAATTCGTTTACGATAAAATTAGTAGGTATTAGCGATATAACCATAGCAAGAAAGCTTATTGGCAAGAGCAGTCCTTCAAAGCGCTTAATCTGAAACAACGCTCCGTAAAGCCAGCAAATCAAGTACAAGAAAATGGCGAATCGCAGAAAGTTTGAAAAAAGCCAGCCGACCATAAATAACGTGCTAATATTGGTGAAAAAGTGACCTAAAGGGACTGATTCGGTTGATTCTTGATAAAGATAGGCGATGCCGTTTATGGAGTTGTAGTCAAAAATTAAAGTGTAAATGATATAGAAGGAGACAATTAAAAGTATGGAAAGACTCCCTCCGATATAGATGCCAATGTGAAACTGTCTTGTATCATGGAATGCCTGGTAAGCGATAGTCAAAAGAAAAAACTCTAAGAAAACAGAAGAAAGGGAGATGCCATCCTTTATTACAACGTCTGCACCGCTTCCGAATAGGGGAAATAGACGCTGCCATACAGTATCTTGAAGGTCAACAAACAAAACGGAGACAATGGTTAACACAACGATCGGAATAACCGCCCATGCAAGACTGCCAATTGTCTCAAATCCTTTATTTGCTACAAATAAGATGATCAATAAGAAAGTGATGTAGATAAAGGAGGTAGGAGCGTTAGGAAAGTAAAGGTAATTTAATTCTTCTACAACATTACGCATATCAGTTGCCATTGTAAAAAAGCCGCCGAAGAACAAGAGAAGACCGATGAATGTACCGAATTTTGTTCCAAGCAGATGTTTCAGCAATTCTACAAGATTTTTCGTTTTATACTTTTTAAGTAAATGCATAAGCGTAAGAAATGGAGGTAAGATGACAATTGTAGAAATAATAGGTGAAATCCACAGAGCATTTTGTGCATTGTCGGCAAATAAGGCTGGTGTTGTATCACCGCCTTTTAGACCGATTACCATAAAGATGATTGCTGTTAATTCACGAGCGCGCATTGGTTTTTTGATTAGCTCCATTTGATTTCACCCCTTTAATTTTTGTCCATGTCTTTTGGCTTGAGGTAGCCAGGTCTCCATTTAATATTTTTAAGAAGTTTGCGGAAATAGGTGTCATCTGATGATTTGGTATGCGGTGTTTGTGGTGAAAAATAAGGAACACCGAAGGAATTTAATGAAACAACGTAAGCAAGCCAAATAATAATGGCACCTAGTAAGCTGAAAGCTCCAAAAAAACCAGCAGCAAGGATGAATAAAAAGCGCGAAATGCGTAATGTATGGTTAATGCTGTAGTTTGCAGCACTAAAAGAAGATAAGCCACTCAGTGCAACAAGGATAACAACAATAGGACTAACGATATTTGCCTCTACAGCTGCTTGTCCGAGAATGAGCGCGCCGACGATTCCGATTGTAGGTCCTAATGGATTGGGTATTCGGACACCAGCTTCTCGGATCAACTCGAATGCTACTTCCATCAGCAGCACCTCAAATGTGATGGGTAAAGGAACTTTCTCCCTGCTGGCAGCGATAGCCAGCAGTAAATCAATCGGCACCAGCTGGCTGTGAAAATTTGTTATCGCAACATAAGCGGCTGAAACAAATAGAGTGATGAGATAGGCAAATACCCTAATCAAACGGCTGAAATTCCCAAATGCCCATCGGAGGTAGATGTCCTCTGGGGAGTGGAAAAATCCCCATATTGTCATCGGAGCAATCAAGCAGGATGACGAGTTATCCATCATGATCACGATGAAACCATCTGAAATATAATTAGCAGCATTATCTGGGCGCTCGGTGTAGAGCATAGTGGGAAATAGTGACCGCGGTCTTTCTTCTAAAAATTGCTCCAGTACTTCTATATTTCGGATATTATCTACAGTAATACTCTTGATTCGACTCTTAATATTCTCAAGCACCTTATCATTCACCAAATCGCGCGTGTAAACCAAGGAAACTGGATCGACAGGCCTTACCCCGACGTCTATACTCTCCACGATTAGATCCTTGGAAGGCATTTTTTTTCGTATCATCGAAATATTTGTCGTTAAGGATTCAGTAAGAGCATCCTTTGGTCCCTTTACTGTCCTTTCATTATCTGCTTTTTCTATGGAACGGTGTTTAAAGTCTGGAATGCTGGCTTCGTATGCCTCGGAGACTCCATCCTGGAATATAATGACACTTCCTGTATTTAAACCTTTCTCTACATCATCCATATTTTTTAACGAGTTCAAACTCGATACGGTAACGATACGATCTATCGGAATAGGTTTCTTAGATGCTAACAGAGGTGTGATGATATCATCGTTGAGCTGTTTGGTACTGACTGTCGTGGTATAAAAGAATATATGATACTTGACTGCTGGTCCTTGTAGTGATCGAGACTCAAAATCAAAGTTAACTCCATACGAATACTGCTCTTCAATATAAGTTACATTATCTTTCATATTCCTGGATATCTTTCTGGCTTTTCGCTTCTCAATTGCCTCTGTCTTGTTTTTCTGCCATGGAAACATTTCCGCTCACCTCTTTTCCGTTTCCTTAGTGTGGCTAACTTGCTAACTTTTATGACACCATTCGTCCCTATCATTCGATACTAATTGCAGAATGGGTTGTGAAATTGTGACATCAACCGCTTTTATTTAGTACAAGGCTGCATAAGGTACCACATGGCAGTCAAATAAAGAAAGGGAGATGGTCGAATGGTGAAAATTTATGTAGATCCAGGACATGGAGGATCGGATCCAGGGGCAACGGCGAATGGCCTTCAGGAGAAGAATGTAACTCTAGCAATTGGGACATCTATTCGGGATATTCTGCAGCTGGAGTATGAAAACGCAGATGTTCGTATGTCACGTACAGGTGATACATTCCCGTCACTTTCTCAGCGGACGAATGATGCAAATGCATGGGGAGCGGATTTCTTCCTTAGCATTCATATCAATGCTGGCGGAGGAATTGGTTATGAAGATTACATCTACACAAAACTTTCCGACAGTTCCGAAACAGGCGTAATGCGTGCCCGCATTCATGAAGAGGTAATGAAATTAATCGATATGCCAGATCGAGGCAGAAAGAAAGCAAATTTCCATGTGCTTCGGGAAACCGCAATGCCTGCTGTTTTAACAGAAAATGGTTTTATTGATAACAGCGCGGACGCAGCGAAAATGAAAAATAACGGCTGGATTCAAAATGTGGCGCGAGGTCATGTGAATGGTTTAGAGCGTGCACTTGGACTTCGTAAGAAAGCGAATTCTACTTTCTTAATTCGTGTAAAGGCGCAGTCACTTTACTATTACAATGCACCTGATTGGAATGCGCGTGCAGGAGTGGTAAGTCAAGGAGAAGTATTCACTGTGGTAGAGACGTTGACAGTATCAGGTTCTACCATGTATAAGCTGAAGAGCGGAAATTATATTACAGCAAATACACAGTATGTAGAGATAATCTAAACAAAAAGGGCTGCCAATTTGGCAGCCCTTTTTGCGTTAGAAATTTAGGGGAAATCTTATGAGATAAGTGTAGCACGAAATTTGACGAAATAGGATGCTTACCTGACTTTCCCAAGTTCCCCTGTTATTTTGTAAGTTTATCTAACCAACTGTAAGTTTCTTTCTTAGTGACGGTCAGGATTTTCTTTCACTTTACCGGCGACATCCTGTAAATTCCCTTTTGTCTTGTCCTTTTTCCCATCGGCTTGCTGCCCCTTATCATTTCTTGCGTTGCCGATTTGATCTTTTGCTTCACCTTTTACTTTAGATACGGTACCTTTCACCTTATCGCTAAGACTTTGTTTATTTTCTGCCATGATAATCCACTCCTTTTGGTATTGTTGTATACAAGTTGTGTTCCCGCGCAAAATATTTGTAAACTATTTTAAGAAATATGTTTATTTCTTTGGCAGAGGGGTATAGTGATAGCAGGTATCCCCCATACCACTAATCTGCTAAGTGTAAGGAAAGGTCCATTCCGGCGAAGGAATGGGCCTTTTTGTGTTTGTAACACTCCTCTTTGTGGAAATACGTTACCAAGTACAAATAGAGGAGGATACACATGGAAACGCATCAGCTGTATATCAATGGACGTTTTGTCACCTCGCAAGCAGAAGAATCAATCGACATTTTGAACCCGGCAACAGAAGCAGTCATCTCAAAGATTCCGAAAGCAACAGAAGATGAAGTGAATCAAGCAGTGGAAGGCGCAGCCGCTGCCCAAAAAGACTGGGAGCAGATGCCGGCGATTGAACGTGCTAAAATTGTTCGCCAGCTTGGCGATGAGCTGGAAAAACGGAAAGACACTTTTGTAGCCTTACTGCAGGAGGAACAAGGGAAGAATTATGAGCTTGCTACAGGCGAAGTGGACATGGCAATTGACTTCTTTCGTTATACATCGGAATGGGCCCGCCGTATAGAAGGTGAAATTGTTCCAAGTGACCGGCCAAACGAAAATATCTTTATCTATAAGAAGCCAATTGGAGTTGTTGCGGGCATTGTGCCATGGAACTTCCCGGTATTTATTTTGGCACGCAAAGTCGCTCAGGCGCTAACGGCAGGTTGTACATTAGTGCTTAAACCGAGTCAGCAAACACCGAATACAGCTTATGCATTTACAAAGATGGTCGATGAATTAGGGATCGTACCAGATGGTGTGTATCAATATGTGACAGGAACGGGCTCAGCATTAGGAAATCAGCTTGCTTCTCACAATAAAGTAGACATGATTTCGATTACAGGTAGTGTTACAGCAGGTACAAAGGTTATGGAAGCTGCTGCCCAGAACATTACGAAAGTGAATCTGGAATTAGGCGGCAAAGCGCCAGCAATCATAACGGAAAATGCGGATATAGATTTAGCAGTGGAACAGGTGAAAGCATCACGTCTTTTGAATAACGGACAAACATGCACCAATGCAGAGCGTGTTTATGTACATGAAAGCATTGCGGAAGACTTTACAGAAAAACTGAAACAGGCATTTGAGCAAGTATCTTATGGAAATCCAGCAAAGGATCATAATGTGGAATTAGGACCGCTTGTAAGTCAGGATCGTTTAGAGACAGTAGAGAAGATGGTTGCGGCAGCACAAGAAGAAGGTGCGGAATGCATTATCGGAGGAAGAAGAGCAGAAGCAGACTCCGGCTACTTCTACGAGCCAACTATCTTAACAAGCGTGCAGCAGGATTCTTCGATTATTCAAGAAGAGATTTTCGGTCCAGTTGTCCCAATTGTGACATTTACAAGTCTTGAGGAAGCAATTGAAATGGGCAATGACACAGACTATGGTCTTTCTTCTTCTGTATACACGGAAGATATTAACGAAGCAATGAAGGTAATCAATGAACTTAAGTTCGGTGAAACATATGTGAATCGTGAAAATATGGAAGCTGTACAAGGATACCATGCGGGGATTCGCAAGTCAGGGCTTGGCGGTACAGATGGCAAGCATGGCGTGGAGGACTACTTGGTTACACAAACTGTTTACATGCAGTATAAGAAATAAGCGGAGGGCACCTGTATTTTTCCTGCAGGTGCTTTTATTGTTTTCCTTTCACTGGTAAAGAAAACAAGGTACAATAAGAATAACCTACTTGCCTTACGATCATAGACAAAGGCCTTTTTTATTTCAGTTTATTGAAAACGCTTACAAATTAAAGGGAAGGATGTCGAATCATGAAAATGTTAGCACCTCTCGCTGGAAAGCATAATGTATCTGATTTTGAAACGCTTTGTAAGTCTTTTGAATGGAGTCAAATGGAACGGAACTTTTCTTGGTTTACAACAGGTAAAGTGAATGCAGCGTATGAGGCAGTCGATCGTCATGCAGAAAATCCTGCTAAAGCCAACCAGCTTGCCTTAATTTATCAAGACGGAGACAAGGAAGAGAAATGGACGTTCACGCAACTAAAGGAACGGAGCAATCAGGCGGCCAATATGCTTACATCTCTCGGTGTGACAAAAGGTGACCGAGTATTTTTGTTCATGCCTCGCTGTCCTGATTTTTATGCAAGCTTCTTTGGTATTCTCAAAACTGGTGCTGTTGCAGGCCCTTTATTTGAAGCCTTTATGGAACAGGCGGTAGAAGATCGTTTAAAGGATAGCGGTGCAAAAGTTTTAATTACAACAGCAGAATTGCTGCCGCGTGTAAATCGGGATAACCTGCCAGATCTGCAAGAAATCATTGTACTTGATTGTGAACCAGCAGATGACTTATACGATTATGAAAAACTGATGACTGCTGCTTCAACAGCGTTTGAACCTGTGTGGCTGGATAAAGAAGATGGGATGCTGCTGCATTA from Terribacillus sp. DMT04 encodes the following:
- a CDS encoding tyrosine-type recombinase/integrase gives rise to the protein MLFLLGINTGLRVGDLLKLKASELRRKKKIVIYEGKTKKPRTINVSNIYTEIQDYLKGLDSEWLFPSRKGDKPITPTQAYRQLNKAGRMVDIEEGIGTHTMRKTFGYWFYKQTKDVAKLQRILNHSRPEITLIYIGITDEEIEADLNSFVL
- a CDS encoding FRG domain-containing protein, which encodes MWKEIQIENWQHFVSLIHNDYGGSWIFRGQSSTEWDLETSFYRECKKSLGDYTNREGLTIEKSIYKEFRSSYKLYSATHIIEHSQNEERKAWLEARLGYLSMMQHYGTPTRLLDWTYSPYIAAFFAIDSAMSDFCVYTIDSTALEKYYSKKLGRVYFSADYRYKALAKISTRDNNHPYVWFHEPLEKNERIRKQQGLFLVPSVLDKSIQEILEANGMVEGKLDGNEVGHKLIFKKDQINECWSQLKKMNITHETIYPGLEGFCKSLKLNIINNN
- a CDS encoding helix-turn-helix domain-containing protein, whose amino-acid sequence is MEKDNINNGVFLKVHISLFTSGVAAKLGKYLTTLLAIASYMDEKGECYPTQRQLAERTGTTKNLINRHIKALLDFEVDGKPIITRRIVYNNRGYANSIYTIHPISQVSIFHGEVAAVQKQS
- a CDS encoding Ger(x)C family spore germination protein, which gives rise to MKRNILILLLLLMPLLLGGCFDQKELEEQAFVVSIGVDKTDRSGIYRFSFQIANPEVGSSASGSTTDEPPQEVISVLGTDFLTATNAANATVAKQIALEQARVVIVSEELARSKDFLYLMQSAPSTVDLKLNAQLVVSKENAETFIQENKPQLESRPHKFYQYMLDRAKETGVIPDAPLVRYFLITEGDADLFIAPLATTERDKDPKFGEEDHYKAGEIPIKGKNHTQFMGSAVFKEGQMIDTLTGEETRFCLMFDSTLSQKDIIASYNDPIKPSYQIAGRLEINKVKTKVDYKKDKQSTIDVFVNYSLNVYAIPSTVNYTTNDKNRQILEQSINKQLGQRADRFIRRTQDKYKGEPFYWSLHIRPKFLTIKQYEEADWSKKIYPNAKVRVHFQLRGLEFGKMLRESSITDVRD
- a CDS encoding N-acetylmuramoyl-L-alanine amidase — its product is MVKIYVDPGHGGSDPGATANGLQEKNVTLAIGTSIRDILQLEYENADVRMSRTGDTFPSLSQRTNDANAWGADFFLSIHINAGGGIGYEDYIYTKLSDSSETGVMRARIHEEVMKLIDMPDRGRKKANFHVLRETAMPAVLTENGFIDNSADAAKMKNNGWIQNVARGHVNGLERALGLRKKANSTFLIRVKAQSLYYYNAPDWNARAGVVSQGEVFTVVETLTVSGSTMYKLKSGNYITANTQYVEII
- a CDS encoding CsbD family protein, whose product is MAENKQSLSDKVKGTVSKVKGEAKDQIGNARNDKGQQADGKKDKTKGNLQDVAGKVKENPDRH
- a CDS encoding GerAB/ArcD/ProY family transporter — translated: MELIKKPMRARELTAIIFMVIGLKGGDTTPALFADNAQNALWISPIISTIVILPPFLTLMHLLKKYKTKNLVELLKHLLGTKFGTFIGLLLFFGGFFTMATDMRNVVEELNYLYFPNAPTSFIYITFLLIILFVANKGFETIGSLAWAVIPIVVLTIVSVLFVDLQDTVWQRLFPLFGSGADVVIKDGISLSSVFLEFFLLTIAYQAFHDTRQFHIGIYIGGSLSILLIVSFYIIYTLIFDYNSINGIAYLYQESTESVPLGHFFTNISTLFMVGWLFSNFLRFAIFLYLICWLYGALFQIKRFEGLLLPISFLAMVISLIPTNFIVNELIVRKTGLHWISPVYLCFPFILLVSSMWRERRRQ
- a CDS encoding spore germination protein, with amino-acid sequence MFPWQKNKTEAIEKRKARKISRNMKDNVTYIEEQYSYGVNFDFESRSLQGPAVKYHIFFYTTTVSTKQLNDDIITPLLASKKPIPIDRIVTVSSLNSLKNMDDVEKGLNTGSVIIFQDGVSEAYEASIPDFKHRSIEKADNERTVKGPKDALTESLTTNISMIRKKMPSKDLIVESIDVGVRPVDPVSLVYTRDLVNDKVLENIKSRIKSITVDNIRNIEVLEQFLEERPRSLFPTMLYTERPDNAANYISDGFIVIMMDNSSSCLIAPMTIWGFFHSPEDIYLRWAFGNFSRLIRVFAYLITLFVSAAYVAITNFHSQLVPIDLLLAIAASREKVPLPITFEVLLMEVAFELIREAGVRIPNPLGPTIGIVGALILGQAAVEANIVSPIVVILVALSGLSSFSAANYSINHTLRISRFLFILAAGFFGAFSLLGAIIIWLAYVVSLNSFGVPYFSPQTPHTKSSDDTYFRKLLKNIKWRPGYLKPKDMDKN